The following proteins are co-located in the Paludibaculum fermentans genome:
- a CDS encoding ECF-type sigma factor, whose translation MDDVTQLLALHTAGDKSALDRLLPLVYEELRRLARAYLSRERDGHTLQPTALVHEAYMRLIGQQTVDWSNRAQFLGVAASMMRRVLVNYAEARNAARRDSSGVLPDPGAAAVSDRQMVDILTLDQALSRLKDVDPRQMQIVELRYFAGLSIEETAEALNLSVATVKREWAVARLWVRRELAGSPAG comes from the coding sequence GTGGACGACGTCACCCAGCTTCTGGCCCTGCACACAGCCGGCGACAAGTCCGCGCTCGACCGGTTGCTGCCCCTCGTCTACGAGGAACTGCGCCGCCTCGCCCGCGCCTACCTCAGCCGCGAGCGCGACGGCCACACCCTGCAGCCCACGGCCCTGGTCCACGAAGCCTACATGCGCCTCATTGGCCAGCAGACCGTCGACTGGAGCAACCGCGCGCAGTTCCTGGGTGTCGCCGCCAGCATGATGCGCCGCGTCCTGGTGAACTACGCCGAAGCCCGCAACGCCGCTCGCCGCGATTCCTCCGGCGTTTTGCCGGACCCGGGCGCCGCCGCTGTGAGCGACCGCCAGATGGTCGACATCCTCACCCTCGACCAGGCCCTCTCGCGCCTCAAAGACGTCGACCCGCGCCAGATGCAGATCGTGGAACTACGCTATTTCGCCGGCCTCAGCATCGAGGAAACGGCCGAAGCCCTGAACCTCTCCGTAGCCACCGTGAAGCGCGAGTGGGCCGTAGCCCGCCTCTGGGTCCGCCGCGAACTCGCCGGCAGCCCCGCGGGCTGA
- a CDS encoding 23S rRNA (pseudouridine(1915)-N(3))-methyltransferase RlmH: MKLYLYFIGKPRDVHSNGMAQEFVKRASRYMACEMREIQPGRFDLFARHTTARKVFLDPAGKPMDSQAFSALVGKAELEARDVVFLIGGHDGLPPEWKPKADLLLSLSQMTMPHELARAVLAEQIYRALTMLRGHPYPR; the protein is encoded by the coding sequence TTGAAGCTGTATTTGTATTTCATCGGCAAGCCGCGGGACGTGCACTCGAACGGCATGGCGCAGGAGTTCGTGAAGCGGGCATCGCGGTATATGGCCTGTGAAATGAGAGAGATCCAGCCAGGAAGGTTCGATCTCTTCGCGCGCCATACGACGGCCCGCAAGGTGTTTCTGGATCCGGCGGGCAAGCCGATGGACTCGCAGGCTTTTTCCGCGCTGGTGGGCAAAGCGGAGTTGGAGGCGCGGGACGTGGTATTTCTGATAGGCGGGCACGATGGGCTGCCGCCGGAGTGGAAACCGAAGGCGGACCTGCTGCTGTCACTGTCCCAGATGACGATGCCTCACGAACTCGCCCGGGCCGTTCTGGCCGAACAGATTTACAGGGCGCTGACGATGTTGCGGGGGCATCCGTATCCACGCTGA
- a CDS encoding serine/threonine-protein kinase, whose amino-acid sequence MDTRRWLEVKSVLGEALDRPAGARAAYLSEACAGDAGLRAEVEALLAYEQEADLPPLFAGDASPHRLGPWRILRELGRGGMGVVYLAERDDQLYEKRVAIKLIDSAVQPEELLRRFEAERRILAQLEQPNIARLIDAGIGPDARPYFVLEYVDGLPLDEFVREAAWPLRRRVELFLKVCDALNYAHRQLIVHLDLKPGNILVTADGTPKLLDFGVARILDRESGGGLEGSPVRMLTQAYASPEQKSGGGLSVASDVYSLGVLLREVVQGEPQEDLACIAGKATAAEPAARYASVEQLAGDLGRFLRDEPVSAHEQGFAYRAAKFVRRHQMPVLGGVVALSGLLIGLSSAIYEARIANRRFDQVRHMANSFLFEFHDAIQNLPGSTQARALVVQRALEYLDSLVKESGGDVGLKRELAQSYLKIGDVQGLYFEANLGQQRESEASYQKALDLFQEIARQRPLMPSAQLDLADAHIRVATSLSAAQRHAEALRHLDQAIATASSVRFKIPPVRIALAKASFGRAENLEGLGRIDEALNERRKTLAILEELRQSSPKNAAARRWLALGHKRYGATLLNRAGAVEQALAEMRTAEKLDGETFRADPNNAVAKGDVALDAQYLAAALTRKGDVEAARAEWGRAIQMQGELVQADGRNVRARFFLIRGLQELGALDRQRRAWVQSKESLQRALTLAQAIRPGTEESMELVAGSEGQLGRTLAAEGACGAARVHLEGALAGYADLKDPRRLPAVGAQRKELAALLAGCRGQGR is encoded by the coding sequence ATGGACACGCGGCGGTGGCTGGAAGTGAAGTCTGTGCTGGGCGAGGCGCTGGATCGCCCGGCCGGCGCGCGGGCCGCGTATCTGTCTGAGGCGTGCGCCGGAGATGCAGGGTTGCGGGCCGAGGTGGAGGCGTTGCTGGCGTACGAGCAGGAGGCGGATCTGCCGCCCCTGTTCGCCGGCGACGCGAGCCCGCACCGGTTGGGGCCGTGGCGGATCCTCAGGGAACTGGGCCGCGGCGGGATGGGCGTCGTGTACCTGGCGGAGCGCGACGATCAGCTGTATGAGAAGCGTGTCGCGATCAAGCTGATCGACAGTGCGGTGCAGCCGGAGGAGCTGCTGCGGCGGTTCGAGGCGGAGCGCCGGATTCTGGCGCAACTCGAACAGCCAAACATTGCGCGCCTGATCGATGCCGGGATCGGTCCGGACGCGCGTCCCTACTTCGTGCTGGAGTACGTCGACGGTTTGCCGCTGGACGAGTTTGTGCGTGAGGCGGCATGGCCGCTGCGGCGGCGGGTGGAACTGTTTCTGAAGGTGTGCGATGCGCTGAATTACGCGCACCGCCAGTTGATCGTGCACCTCGATCTCAAGCCGGGCAATATCCTGGTGACGGCGGACGGGACTCCGAAGCTGCTGGATTTTGGAGTGGCCCGGATCCTGGACCGGGAGTCCGGCGGTGGGCTGGAGGGCTCTCCCGTGCGGATGCTGACGCAGGCGTATGCCAGCCCGGAGCAGAAGTCCGGGGGCGGGTTGAGCGTGGCGTCCGACGTCTACTCGCTGGGGGTGCTGCTGCGGGAGGTGGTGCAGGGCGAACCGCAGGAGGATCTGGCGTGCATTGCCGGGAAGGCAACCGCGGCGGAACCTGCGGCGCGGTATGCCTCAGTGGAGCAATTGGCGGGCGACCTGGGCCGCTTCCTGCGGGACGAGCCCGTCAGCGCGCATGAGCAGGGGTTTGCCTACCGGGCCGCCAAGTTTGTGCGGCGCCACCAGATGCCTGTGTTGGGCGGCGTGGTGGCGCTGAGCGGGCTGCTAATCGGGCTGTCGTCGGCGATCTATGAGGCGCGGATCGCGAACCGGCGGTTTGACCAGGTGCGGCACATGGCGAACTCGTTTCTGTTCGAGTTTCACGATGCGATCCAGAATCTGCCGGGGTCGACGCAGGCCCGGGCGTTGGTGGTGCAGCGGGCGTTGGAATACCTGGACAGCCTGGTGAAGGAGTCGGGCGGGGATGTGGGGTTGAAGCGGGAGCTGGCGCAGTCGTATCTCAAGATCGGCGATGTCCAGGGGCTGTACTTCGAGGCGAACCTGGGGCAGCAGCGGGAGTCCGAGGCCAGCTACCAGAAGGCGCTGGACCTGTTCCAGGAGATTGCGCGGCAGCGGCCGCTGATGCCGTCGGCGCAGCTGGACCTGGCGGATGCACACATCCGGGTGGCGACTTCGCTGTCGGCGGCCCAACGGCACGCAGAGGCGCTGCGGCATCTGGACCAGGCGATTGCGACGGCGTCGTCGGTGAGATTCAAGATTCCGCCAGTCCGGATCGCGCTGGCGAAGGCGAGTTTCGGGCGAGCCGAGAATCTGGAGGGTTTGGGCCGAATCGACGAGGCCCTGAACGAGCGGCGGAAGACATTGGCGATTCTAGAGGAACTGCGGCAGTCGAGCCCAAAGAATGCGGCCGCGCGGCGCTGGCTGGCGCTGGGGCACAAGCGGTATGGGGCGACGCTGCTCAATCGGGCCGGGGCGGTGGAGCAGGCGCTGGCGGAGATGAGGACGGCCGAGAAGCTGGATGGCGAGACGTTTCGCGCGGATCCGAATAACGCGGTGGCCAAAGGGGATGTGGCGCTGGATGCGCAGTACCTGGCCGCGGCGCTGACACGCAAAGGCGACGTAGAGGCGGCGCGGGCGGAGTGGGGGCGAGCGATCCAGATGCAGGGGGAGCTGGTGCAGGCCGATGGGCGCAATGTGCGGGCGCGGTTCTTCCTGATCAGGGGGCTGCAGGAGTTGGGCGCGCTGGACCGGCAGCGGCGGGCGTGGGTGCAATCGAAGGAGTCTCTGCAGAGGGCGCTGACGCTGGCGCAGGCGATCCGGCCCGGGACGGAGGAGTCGATGGAGCTCGTTGCTGGGTCGGAGGGGCAACTGGGCCGGACGTTGGCGGCTGAGGGGGCGTGCGGGGCAGCGAGGGTCCATCTGGAGGGCGCTCTGGCCGGGTATGCGGATTTGAAGGATCCACGGCGGCTGCCCGCGGTGGGGGCGCAGCGGAAAGAGTTGGCGGCGCTGCTGGCGGGCTGCCGGGGCCAGGGCCGCTGA
- the accD gene encoding acetyl-CoA carboxylase, carboxyltransferase subunit beta, whose translation MDWFKLQKKVTAVKSEEERHIRTEGLWIKCDGCRQIIWRKDLEETLQCCSKCGHHFRIDARTRLNYLLDGAQWQEHDAGMMSADPLEFVDSKPYKERLAGMQKSLGMKDAVISATGKIQGRQVHVCAMELKFIGGSMGAVVGEKMTRMIERSIADKSPCIIVSASGGARMQEGAISLMQMAKISSALMKLDEARVPYISLLTDPTTGGVTASFAMLGDLNIAEPGAQIGFAGPRVIEQTIRQKLPAGFQRSEFVLQHGFLDAVVKRSELRAFIARSLDFFCGPLAA comes from the coding sequence ATGGACTGGTTCAAACTCCAGAAGAAAGTCACCGCTGTCAAAAGCGAGGAAGAGCGTCACATCCGCACCGAAGGGTTGTGGATCAAGTGTGACGGCTGCCGTCAGATCATCTGGCGCAAAGACCTCGAAGAGACCCTGCAGTGCTGCTCGAAATGCGGTCATCACTTCCGCATTGATGCCCGTACACGCCTGAACTATCTGCTGGACGGCGCCCAGTGGCAGGAACACGACGCCGGCATGATGTCGGCCGACCCGCTGGAATTCGTCGACTCCAAGCCGTACAAAGAGCGCCTGGCCGGCATGCAGAAGAGCCTCGGCATGAAGGATGCCGTCATCTCGGCCACCGGCAAGATCCAGGGCCGCCAGGTCCACGTCTGCGCGATGGAACTCAAATTCATCGGCGGCTCGATGGGCGCGGTCGTCGGCGAGAAGATGACCCGCATGATCGAACGCTCCATCGCCGACAAGTCGCCCTGCATCATCGTCTCGGCCTCCGGCGGCGCCCGCATGCAGGAAGGCGCAATCAGTCTGATGCAGATGGCCAAGATCAGTTCCGCCCTGATGAAACTGGACGAAGCCAGGGTCCCGTACATCAGCCTGCTGACGGATCCCACCACCGGCGGCGTCACCGCCAGTTTCGCCATGCTGGGCGACCTCAATATCGCCGAACCCGGCGCCCAGATCGGCTTTGCCGGTCCGCGTGTCATCGAACAGACCATTCGCCAGAAGCTGCCCGCGGGCTTCCAGCGCTCCGAATTCGTACTTCAGCACGGCTTCCTTGACGCAGTCGTGAAGCGCAGCGAACTCCGTGCCTTCATCGCCCGTTCGCTCGACTTCTTCTGCGGTCCGCTGGCCGCCTGA
- a CDS encoding phosphomannomutase/phosphoglucomutase — protein MLKQTIFREYDIRGIADVEMLSPDVIGLGRALGTFLLRNGATRINVGRDVRLSGQRLKDALVEGLLSTGCQVTDLGQVPTPVLYYSVHYLGSEAGVMITGSHNPSEYNGFKTMLGKGTIYGAQIQEVYRILRDEDFIVGQGTLNMADVITPYVEEIPRQFQFSRRVKVVFDAGNGVAGPTMHRLLEKLDIEATEMFFEPDGAFPNHHPDPTVEHNLEMLKAEVARQGAELGIAFDGDSDRIGAVDEKGNVIWGDMLMLIYGREILTRKPGATFIGEVKCSQVMYDELNRLGANAIMYKTGHSLIKAKMKQEHAELAGEMSGHMFFADRYYGYDDALYAACRLIEIVADSGKPLSAQTDGLPKMVFTPELRVDCADELKFQVVDRVKAHFQAIRPTVDVDGVRILFDEGWGLVRGSNTQPILVLRFEATTQEKLEEYRRTVEAVVEEAKTAVGA, from the coding sequence ATGCTGAAACAGACCATTTTTCGTGAGTACGACATCCGCGGCATCGCCGATGTGGAGATGCTGAGTCCGGATGTGATCGGCCTGGGCCGGGCCCTGGGGACTTTTCTGCTCCGCAATGGGGCGACCAGGATCAACGTCGGCCGGGATGTCCGCCTGAGCGGCCAGAGGTTGAAGGACGCGTTGGTGGAGGGACTGCTGAGCACCGGGTGCCAGGTGACGGATCTGGGCCAGGTGCCGACGCCGGTTCTTTACTATTCAGTGCATTACCTTGGCTCGGAGGCCGGGGTGATGATCACGGGTTCGCATAACCCTTCTGAATACAACGGTTTCAAGACGATGCTGGGGAAGGGCACGATCTACGGCGCCCAGATCCAGGAGGTCTACCGGATTCTGAGGGACGAGGATTTTATCGTCGGGCAGGGCACGCTGAACATGGCAGACGTGATCACCCCCTATGTGGAGGAGATTCCGCGGCAGTTCCAGTTCTCGCGGCGGGTGAAAGTGGTGTTCGACGCCGGCAACGGGGTGGCGGGGCCTACGATGCACCGTTTGCTGGAGAAGCTGGATATCGAGGCGACGGAGATGTTCTTCGAGCCGGACGGGGCGTTCCCGAACCATCACCCGGATCCGACGGTGGAGCACAACCTGGAGATGCTGAAGGCGGAAGTGGCGCGACAGGGCGCCGAGTTGGGCATCGCGTTCGACGGGGACTCGGACCGGATTGGGGCTGTCGACGAGAAGGGCAATGTCATCTGGGGTGACATGCTGATGCTGATCTACGGGCGTGAGATCCTGACGCGCAAGCCGGGGGCTACGTTCATCGGCGAAGTGAAGTGCTCGCAGGTGATGTATGACGAGCTGAACCGGCTGGGCGCGAACGCGATCATGTACAAGACCGGGCATTCGCTGATCAAAGCCAAGATGAAGCAGGAGCATGCGGAACTGGCGGGCGAGATGTCGGGCCACATGTTCTTCGCGGACCGCTACTACGGGTATGACGACGCGCTCTATGCCGCCTGCCGGCTGATCGAGATCGTGGCGGATTCCGGCAAGCCGCTGTCGGCGCAGACGGACGGGCTGCCGAAGATGGTGTTCACGCCGGAGCTGCGGGTGGATTGTGCGGATGAGCTGAAGTTCCAGGTGGTGGACCGGGTGAAGGCGCATTTCCAGGCGATCCGGCCGACGGTGGACGTGGACGGGGTGCGAATCCTGTTTGATGAAGGCTGGGGTCTGGTGCGCGGTTCGAATACGCAGCCGATTCTGGTGCTGCGGTTTGAGGCGACCACGCAAGAGAAGCTGGAGGAGTACCGCCGGACTGTCGAGGCTGTGGTGGAAGAGGCCAAAACGGCCGTCGGGGCGTAG
- a CDS encoding fibronectin type III domain-containing protein translates to MTQRTPFVLLVFGAIALAQAPPTGLTVVEATKSAVSLKWAAGDDTATSYVVERKPLNGEYGPALTILESTGRDTVIDSYATYVYRVRAVKDQNLSDPSNEVTVGPPPVGLQVIVPEPEDGSASYVGRSLAQAFDANGDPALAYLIDDPNQDGDYSDSTLWFLSWNRALYKWNDAVQVAVVGIVSGAAHSIPPISLAHDDSDNTWAIAHATQLMEGASMIEVHFSRDNGLSWSRQLVASDPQNAVSAPAMVMTGGIAHIAWYHDYNGVRYAQGKLVAEAAPFDNSVVPFLPGSSSATPYLSMALDANNNPGLAMIGNDDSNGYNRLVGFWRPGTDPVLVTTSNGYQIDDPQIRLAFAGVMPRVLTTLRRDDNYYSDYNHALWLSRSDDGGTTWAEAVNIPSDGSRSLDPSIDHAYGSAGQGALVAESNGGSLDGVQCGEPKLSRSDDLVNWSTCGPAPLGTPNTSAAFPTVRFAGNDKLYVAFLNLAYGDDALPRGVVLWREPF, encoded by the coding sequence GTGACGCAAAGAACACCTTTTGTCCTACTCGTATTCGGAGCAATCGCACTGGCCCAGGCGCCGCCCACGGGGCTGACGGTGGTGGAGGCCACCAAGTCGGCTGTCTCGCTGAAGTGGGCGGCGGGGGACGATACCGCCACGTCGTATGTGGTGGAACGCAAACCGTTGAATGGAGAGTATGGTCCGGCGCTCACCATCCTGGAGTCTACCGGAAGGGACACCGTGATCGACTCCTATGCCACCTATGTCTACCGGGTGCGCGCGGTGAAAGACCAGAACCTGTCAGACCCTTCCAATGAGGTGACGGTGGGTCCGCCGCCGGTGGGCTTGCAGGTGATTGTGCCGGAGCCGGAAGACGGCTCGGCCAGCTATGTGGGGCGGAGCCTTGCGCAGGCTTTCGATGCCAACGGCGACCCGGCCCTGGCTTACCTGATCGACGATCCCAACCAGGATGGCGACTACTCCGATTCCACATTGTGGTTTCTGAGCTGGAACCGCGCGCTGTACAAGTGGAACGACGCGGTCCAGGTCGCGGTGGTGGGCATTGTCAGCGGCGCGGCGCATTCGATTCCGCCCATCTCGCTGGCCCACGACGATTCGGACAACACGTGGGCGATCGCGCATGCGACGCAACTGATGGAGGGCGCGTCGATGATCGAAGTTCACTTTTCGCGCGACAACGGGTTGAGCTGGAGCCGGCAACTGGTGGCGTCGGACCCGCAGAACGCGGTGAGCGCGCCTGCGATGGTGATGACGGGCGGTATCGCGCATATCGCCTGGTATCACGACTACAACGGGGTGCGCTACGCACAAGGGAAGCTGGTGGCGGAGGCTGCGCCGTTCGACAACAGCGTGGTGCCGTTCCTGCCGGGGTCGAGCAGCGCGACGCCGTATCTGAGCATGGCTCTGGACGCGAACAACAATCCGGGACTGGCGATGATCGGCAACGACGACTCGAACGGCTACAACCGGCTGGTGGGGTTCTGGCGGCCGGGCACGGATCCGGTGCTGGTGACGACGAGCAACGGGTATCAGATCGACGATCCGCAGATCCGGCTCGCGTTTGCGGGCGTGATGCCACGGGTGTTGACCACGTTGCGGCGGGATGACAACTACTACTCCGACTACAATCACGCGCTGTGGCTGTCGCGGTCGGATGACGGCGGGACGACGTGGGCGGAGGCGGTGAACATCCCGTCTGACGGCTCCCGCTCGCTGGATCCTTCGATCGACCATGCCTACGGCTCGGCAGGGCAGGGCGCCCTGGTGGCCGAATCGAACGGCGGGAGCCTGGACGGGGTGCAATGCGGGGAGCCGAAGCTTTCACGGTCGGACGACCTGGTGAACTGGAGCACATGCGGGCCCGCTCCGCTGGGTACGCCGAACACGTCGGCCGCTTTTCCGACGGTCCGCTTCGCGGGTAACGACAAGCTATATGTCGCGTTTCTGAACTTGGCTTATGGGGACGATGCGCTGCCGCGCGGAGTGGTGCTGTGGCGGGAGCCGTTTTAG
- a CDS encoding ABC-F family ATP-binding cassette domain-containing protein, producing the protein MISLVNASKRFGPKLLFEGVNWLITPQDRVGLVGANGTGKSTVMKILAGFETIDSGDVTTQKGITAGYLPQDGLSLSGRTVFEECLSVFDHIRDMEREMEQLAHAMSELDPTSEEYAITTDRFGHLDSQFRNRDGYALEAKVGSVLSGLGFPKEEWTKRTEYFSGGWQMRIALAKLLLEQPDLLLLDEPTNHLDLEARNWLEEYLGNYPNAFVLISHDRYFLDVAVSKIVELWNKNLHFYTGGYERYLSQKTERLTLLEAAYRNQQERIEQLEAFINRFRYQATKAKQVQSRIKELEKIERIEIPPEEKAIHFSFPQPKASGRVVAEFTNVSKAYGDRVILDKVNFAIERGERVALVGVNGAGKSTLIKLLAGTESLTRGDYKIGHNVQPDYFAQDQYKELDTDSRLLDDLMSVANGKTVTELRSLLGCFLFSEDDVFKQIGVLSGGERNRYALARMLLNPSNFLLLDEPTNHLDLRAKDVLLESLQAFTGTVVFVSHDRYFIDKLATKVYEIANGEVEVFPGNYEDYQYRKAGGSPVVSAPVAAAVVEDPSAPKPEARKQRLNPLKVKQLEDKAAKLEAKSMELEAEIGQLEQALQDFVNAEETRRQMELLDQRRKQLDAVLAEWEAISLEIEEVR; encoded by the coding sequence ATGATTTCGCTCGTAAACGCCAGTAAACGCTTCGGTCCGAAGCTCCTCTTCGAAGGGGTGAACTGGCTCATCACCCCGCAGGACCGCGTCGGCCTCGTCGGCGCCAACGGCACCGGCAAGTCCACCGTCATGAAGATCCTCGCCGGCTTCGAAACCATCGACTCCGGCGACGTCACCACCCAGAAAGGCATCACCGCCGGCTACCTGCCCCAGGATGGCCTCAGCCTCTCCGGCCGCACCGTCTTCGAGGAGTGCCTCTCCGTCTTCGACCACATCCGCGACATGGAACGCGAGATGGAACAGCTCGCCCACGCCATGAGCGAGCTCGACCCTACGAGCGAAGAGTACGCCATCACCACCGACCGCTTCGGCCACCTCGACTCCCAGTTCCGCAATCGCGACGGCTACGCCCTCGAAGCCAAGGTCGGCAGCGTCCTCAGCGGCCTCGGCTTCCCCAAGGAAGAGTGGACCAAGCGCACCGAATACTTCTCCGGCGGCTGGCAGATGCGCATCGCGCTCGCCAAGCTCCTGCTCGAACAGCCCGACCTGCTCCTGCTCGACGAACCCACCAACCACCTCGACCTCGAAGCACGCAACTGGCTCGAAGAGTACCTCGGCAACTACCCCAACGCCTTCGTCCTCATCTCCCACGACCGCTATTTCCTCGATGTCGCCGTCTCCAAAATCGTCGAACTCTGGAACAAGAACCTCCACTTCTACACCGGCGGCTATGAGCGCTACCTCTCCCAGAAAACCGAGCGCCTGACCCTCCTCGAAGCCGCCTACCGCAATCAGCAGGAGCGCATCGAGCAGCTCGAAGCCTTCATCAACCGCTTCCGCTACCAGGCCACCAAGGCCAAGCAGGTCCAGTCCCGCATCAAGGAACTCGAGAAGATCGAGCGCATCGAGATCCCGCCCGAGGAGAAGGCCATCCACTTCTCCTTCCCGCAGCCTAAGGCCTCCGGCCGTGTCGTCGCCGAGTTCACCAACGTCTCCAAAGCCTACGGCGACCGCGTCATCCTCGACAAAGTGAACTTCGCCATCGAGCGGGGCGAGCGTGTCGCCCTCGTCGGCGTCAACGGCGCCGGCAAGTCGACCCTCATCAAGCTCCTGGCCGGCACCGAATCCCTCACCCGCGGCGACTACAAGATCGGCCACAACGTCCAGCCCGACTACTTCGCCCAGGATCAGTACAAGGAACTCGATACCGACTCGCGCCTCCTCGACGACCTGATGAGCGTCGCCAACGGCAAGACCGTCACCGAGCTCCGCAGCCTCCTCGGCTGCTTCCTCTTCAGCGAAGACGACGTCTTCAAGCAGATCGGCGTCCTCAGCGGCGGCGAACGCAACCGCTACGCCCTGGCCCGCATGCTGTTGAACCCGTCCAACTTCCTGCTGCTCGACGAACCCACCAACCACCTGGACCTGCGCGCCAAGGACGTCCTGCTCGAGTCCCTCCAGGCCTTCACCGGCACCGTGGTCTTCGTCTCGCACGACCGCTACTTCATCGACAAGCTCGCCACCAAGGTCTATGAGATCGCCAACGGCGAAGTGGAAGTCTTCCCCGGCAACTACGAGGACTACCAATACCGCAAAGCCGGCGGCTCCCCCGTCGTCTCGGCTCCAGTCGCCGCGGCAGTCGTCGAGGATCCTTCCGCCCCCAAGCCAGAGGCGCGAAAGCAACGCCTCAACCCGCTGAAAGTGAAGCAGTTGGAAGACAAGGCCGCAAAGCTGGAAGCAAAATCGATGGAGCTGGAAGCCGAAATCGGCCAGCTCGAACAGGCCCTCCAGGATTTCGTCAACGCCGAGGAGACCCGCCGCCAGATGGAACTCCTCGACCAGCGCCGCAAGCAACTCGACGCGGTCCTGGCCGAATGGGAAGCGATCTCCCTGGAGATCGAGGAAGTTCGCTAA
- a CDS encoding N-acyl-D-amino-acid deacylase family protein, which translates to MNPSWRLPALLLLSAALAHAQPAAAPTQYDTLIRNGRLLDGAGNPWFRADIAIKDGRIAAIGALPAATAARVIDARNRLVSPGFIDVHTHVEGAVEKVPRGDNYLLDGVTTIVTGNCGGSVVNMAEWFQSLEAKGLGLNLASLIGHNTVRRQVMGTENRPATPDEIAKMKALIHEAMQEGAVGFSTGLIYIPGTYSNSDEVVDLARAAASYQGVYASHMRDEGAKILDAINEAARVGQEAGMRVQLSHFKIDTPRLWGMSDKSLALVEDYRRKGVDVVVDQYPYDHSSTNLGITLPSWALADGQAKIKERLTTPGSRKEIAEQMERMIKDLGHADYSYAIVARYTPNPEFEGKNIVDVTRLRGQEPTVANQIDTILEMVAAGGAQMIYHSMGDDDILRILRYPNTGIASDGGIRIFGEGMPHPRAYGTNARVLAEYVRKRGVLTWEDAVRRMTSLPARTFNFQDRGVLREGAAADILVFDPERVQDKATYTQPHQYTEGFDFVLVNGIVMVEDGKLTDARGGRILRHAAR; encoded by the coding sequence ATGAACCCATCCTGGAGACTGCCCGCGCTCCTCCTGCTCAGCGCAGCGCTGGCGCACGCCCAGCCCGCGGCAGCGCCCACTCAGTACGACACGCTCATCCGCAACGGCCGCCTGCTCGATGGCGCCGGTAATCCCTGGTTCCGCGCCGACATCGCGATCAAGGATGGCCGCATCGCCGCCATCGGAGCCCTGCCCGCCGCCACCGCCGCCCGTGTCATTGACGCCCGCAACCGCCTGGTCAGCCCCGGCTTCATCGATGTCCATACGCATGTCGAGGGCGCCGTCGAAAAGGTCCCGCGCGGCGATAACTACCTGCTGGACGGCGTCACCACCATCGTCACCGGCAACTGCGGCGGCTCCGTCGTCAATATGGCCGAGTGGTTCCAGTCCCTCGAAGCCAAAGGCCTCGGCCTCAACCTCGCCTCCCTCATCGGACACAACACCGTCCGCCGCCAGGTGATGGGCACCGAGAACCGTCCCGCCACCCCCGACGAGATCGCCAAGATGAAGGCGCTCATCCACGAGGCCATGCAGGAAGGCGCCGTCGGCTTCTCCACCGGGCTCATCTACATCCCCGGCACCTATTCCAACAGCGACGAAGTCGTCGACCTCGCCCGCGCCGCCGCATCCTACCAGGGCGTCTACGCCTCCCACATGCGCGACGAAGGAGCCAAAATCCTCGACGCCATCAACGAGGCCGCCCGCGTCGGCCAGGAAGCCGGCATGCGCGTCCAGCTCTCCCACTTCAAGATCGACACCCCGCGCCTCTGGGGCATGAGCGACAAGTCCCTCGCGCTGGTCGAGGACTACCGCCGCAAGGGCGTCGACGTCGTCGTCGACCAGTACCCCTACGACCACTCGTCCACCAACCTCGGCATCACCCTGCCCTCCTGGGCCCTCGCCGACGGCCAGGCCAAAATCAAGGAACGCCTCACCACGCCCGGCTCCCGCAAGGAGATCGCCGAGCAGATGGAGCGCATGATCAAGGACCTCGGCCACGCCGACTACAGCTACGCCATCGTCGCCCGTTACACCCCCAACCCCGAGTTCGAAGGCAAAAACATAGTCGACGTCACCAGACTGCGCGGCCAGGAGCCCACCGTCGCCAACCAGATCGACACCATCCTCGAAATGGTGGCCGCCGGCGGAGCCCAGATGATCTACCACTCCATGGGCGACGACGACATCCTGCGCATCCTGCGCTACCCCAACACCGGCATCGCCAGCGACGGCGGCATCCGCATCTTCGGCGAAGGCATGCCCCACCCGCGCGCCTACGGCACCAACGCCCGCGTCCTCGCCGAATACGTCCGCAAACGCGGAGTCCTCACCTGGGAAGACGCCGTCCGGCGCATGACTTCCCTGCCTGCCCGCACCTTCAACTTCCAGGACCGCGGTGTCCTCCGCGAGGGCGCCGCCGCCGACATCCTCGTCTTCGACCCCGAGCGCGTCCAGGACAAAGCCACCTACACCCAACCCCACCAGTACACCGAAGGCTTCGACTTCGTCCTCGTCAACGGCATCGTCATGGTGGAAGACGGCAAATTGACCGACGCCCGCGGAGGCCGCATCCTGCGCCACGCCGCGCGCTGA